The following DNA comes from Polynucleobacter sp. MG-6-Vaara-E2.
TGGTGTGATCTAGTAGGCGAACAGAATAGAAGTTCACATTTGTTGGAATGTTTGTCTTCACACGGTGAGCAAGATCGATACCAGACACTGCACGCCCCAGAGTTTCGTGACCAGTGCCAGCGATGATGGCGCATAGGAAAAAACCACTCGCAAAACTCGCGATGCTTTGTAAGCCATTACGCTTCGATTGAAAGGCGGCATATAAGCTAAATCCAACCAAGGCAATTAATGCAGCAATGACCCAATTTACATATTGGGCATACGCTTCAATTTCATCTGGTCTTGCTTGTTTGCCGATTTCCGATAAGAAGAAAAAACCCACGCAACCTAACAATGCAAATCCAAGAGTTTGTAATTTCCAAGGTAAGGCCATGGAGTTGGTATGTCCTAGCAGACGATCTAGTCGACTACCGGTGAGCAATGCAAGTGCTGGAAAAATAGGGATGATGTAGCCAGGTAATTTAGAGTGCGACACGCTAAAGAAGGTAAAGATGATTGCAAACCAGCATACCAATAACCATCCGCTAGAGAACTCGCGTCTACGTTCTTGCCATGCCTGTGCAATCGACCCTGGGATCTGTAGCACCCAGGGCAGGGCGCCGATGATTAGTAGTGGCGCGAAGTAATAAATGGGTCCGGTTCTGCTGTGTGTATCTTGAGTAAAGCGTTGTAGATGTTCATGGATAAAGAAAAATTCCAAGAACTCTGGATTGCGTTGGGCAATCAATACAAACCATGGGGCTGTGATGAGTAAGTAGATAACAATTCCGCTAAATAATCTTAAGCGAGTCCAAATTTTCCAATCCCACGCACTAATTGAGTAGGCAATAAAAACCATGGCAGGTATTGCGGCGCCAATCAATCCTTTGGATAGGGTTGCAAGCGCCATAAAAACCCAACAAGCCCACATCCAGTTACGACTACTTGTTTTATTGTGAGAGGTTTGTGCTAACAAGAGGCTGCACAGAGCTGCAACTAAAAATGCTGACAGGCCCATATCAAGAGAGTTGAAGTGGCCGCTAATGACCCACATCGGGCTCGAAGCTAAAACTAGCGCCGCTATCCACCCCGCTCTTGGGTTGTAAATGCGAGCGCCTGTAAAGCCAATTGCCAAAATAGTTAAAAACCCGGTGAGTGCTGTCCAAAGCCGCGCTTGCCAATCACCAATGCCGAAAGCTTGGAATGTTGCAGCAGTTGCCCAAACTTGTAATGGGGGTTTTTCAAAATATTTATAGCCGTTATAGCGAGGAGTAACCCAATCACCTGTAACCAGCATCTCTCTAGCCATTTCTGCATAGCGCCCTTCATCGGATGGGATGAGGTGGCGATAGTTCATCGTGCCAAACCATAGCAATACATAAATGATGGTTAAGAGCAGAATCTTGCCAAGGTGCAGGGCGGATGACCGACGCATATTCCCGAACTGCATTAAGTGGGCTCCACAATGAGAGCCAGGAGGACCTGGCGACCTTCGCCTACCAGTATGTTGTAGGTGCGACAAGCTGCTTGGGAGTCCATGATTTCAAAGCCAATTTTGGCTGAAATGAGCGCTTTTAAGAGTTCTGGCTTTGGAAAGCGCTGACGGTTGCCGGTGCCGATTAGGATCAATTCAGGTTTGAGATCAACCATTTGGGCGAAATGACTAGCTTCTAGATGATCAAAGGACTTGGCTGGCCACTCTGAGATAGCTCCGTTAGAGCTCAATAAGACCGCATGTGCATATGGGACTTGGTTGATCTCAACATAGCCATCGCCATAGCCGGTAATCGTATTGGCTCCAGAATGGGGGTCAGATTGAAGCTTCAAGTGGACTCTCTGTCATAATTATGTGGATTATAGCTAGCTGTTTTTTCCAAGATTTCAAGAACTTACCCTTTAATTTATTGTGAAACCGATCCTAAAGTCCCAAAAACTCGATAACGTCTGTTACGACATTCGTGGGCCCGTGCTCGAGCTTGCTCAGCGCATGGAAGAAGAAGGTCACAAAATCATCAAATTAAACATCGGAAACGTAGGGGTTTTCGGTTTCGATCCTCCTGAAGAAATTCAGTTGGACATGATTCGCAATTTGAGCAACGCATCCGCCTATTCTGATTCCAAGGGCATTTTTGCGGCTCGTAAAGCCATCATGCAGTACTGCCAAGAAAAAGGTATCCAAGGAGTAAACCTGGATGACGTTTACACCGGTAACGGTGTCTCTGAACTCATCGTACTTTCAATGAATGCGCTTTTGAATGATGGTGATGAAGTTTTGGTGCCAACACCAGACTATCCGCTTTGGACAGCTGCAGTCAGTTTATCGAGCGGTACACCTGTGCATTACCTCTGTGATGAGTCAAAAGATTGGGCGCCAGATTTAAATGATCTGCGTAAAAAAATTACGCCTCGTACAAAAGCGATTGTGGTGATTAATCCTAACAATCCAACGGGCGCGATTTACTCAAAAGAAGTGTTGCTTGAGCTCACACAAATTGCTCGTGAGCATGGCTTGATTTTGTTTGCTGATGAAATCTACGACAAGATGTTGTATGACGGTGAGAAGCATATTTCGCTTGCCTCCTTATCAAATGATGTGGTCATTATTACTTTTAATGGTTTATCTAAGAACTACCGCTCATGCGGCTACAGAGCTGGCTGGATGGTGGTGTCCGGGGATAAGGAGATGGTGCGCGACTACATCGAGGGCCTCAATATGTTGGCCTCTATGCGTTTGTGTGCAAACGTTCCTGGTCAATACGCGATTCAAACTGCCTTAGGTGGTTATCAAAGCATTAACGATTTGGTTAATGAGGGTGGTCGTTTAGCAAAGCAGCGTGATCTTGCTTGGAAACTCATTACGGATATCCCCGGAGTCAGTTGTGTCAAACCAAAATCTGCTTTGTATTTATTTCCCAAGTTAGACCCAGAGGTTTATCCAATTGAAGATGATCAGCAGTTTGTTGCTGATCTTTTAAAGGAAGAAAAGGTATTGTTAGTGCAGGGCTCTGGTTTTAATTGGGGTCAGCCTGATCACTTCCGCGTAGTGTTCTTACCTCATGAAGATGTTCTGAAAGAGGCAATTGGTCGTCTCGCACGTTTTCTTGAGCGTTATCGTAATAAACACAGCCGTAAGGCTTCTTCAACTGCAGCAAAGGCATCATGAAACCGATTCAAGTAGGTCTATTAGGTATTGGCACTGTTGGTGGTGGCGTATTCACAGTTCTCGAGCGTAACCAAGATGAGATTACTCGTCGCGCAGGACGTGGGATTCGGATTAATACTGTTGCCGATTTAAATGTAGAGCGCGCCAAAGAGCTCGTGAAGGATCGTGCGCAGGTTGTGAATGATGCTCGCGCGGTGATTAATAACCCTGAAATCGATATCGTGGTTGAGCTCATTGGAGGCTACGGTATTGCTAAAGACTTAGTTCTAGAGGCGATTGCAGCGGGTAAGCACGTTGTTACAGCCAATAAGGCATTAATCGCGGTTCACGGTAATGAGATCTTCAAGGCGGCTCATGCCAAAGGTGTCATGGTAGCTTTTGAGGCGGCTGTTGCTGGTGGTATTCCGATTATTAAGGCCTTGCGTGAAGGCTTAACTGCCAACCGTATTGAGTGGATTGCTGGCATCATTAACGGCACAACCAATTTCATTCTCTCTGAGATGCGTGACAAGGGCCTGGACTTTGAAACTGTTCTCAAGGAAGCGCAACGTTTAGGTTACGCTGAAGCAGATCCTACTTTCGATATCGAAGGTGTTGACGCTGCCCATAAAGCAACCATCATGAGTGCGATTGCATTTGGTATTCCAATGCAGTTTGAAAAAGCTCACGTTGAAGGCATTACTAAATTAGCAGCTATTGATATTCGTTATGCAGAGCAATTAGGCTATCGCATTAAGCTGCTTGGCATTGCCAAGAAAACACCAACTGGCGTTGAGTTGCGCGTTCATCCAACCTTGATTCCTACTAAACGTTTAATTGCGAACGTTGAAGGCGCCATGAATGCAGTACAAGTCTTCGGTGATGCAGTAGGTACTACGCTTTACTATGGCAAAGGTGCTGGTTCAGAGCCAACCGCTTCTGCAGTGATCGCTGACTTGGTAGATATCACTCGTTTGTTGAGCGCCGATGCTGAGCACCGCGTTCCCTATTTAGCTTTCCAGCCAGATGCGGTTCAAGATACTCCAGTTTTACCAATTGGTGAGATCACCACGAGCTACTACTTACGTATGCGCGTTGCCGATCAAGCCGGCGTACTAGCTGATATCACCAAGATCTTGGCTTCTCATGGCGTATCGATTGATGCACTCTTGCAAAAAGAGGCTGATGAGGGTGAAAGTCAAACTGACTTAGTTGCCTTGACTCACGAAACCAAAGAGAAGAACATGCTTGCCGCAATTCAAGAGATTCAGAATCTCAAAACAGTTGCTGGCGAAGTAGTGAAGATTCGTTTAGAAAATCTGTCTTAATTAAATTCATGCGTTACCAATCTACTCGTGGCAATAGCCCACAACAATCCTTCTTAGAAATTTTGTTGGGTGGATTGGCGCCTGATGGCGGCTTGTATTTGCCAACGCAATATCCAAAAGTCACCTCTGCTCAGCTTGATTCTTGGCGTAGTTTGTCATATGCCGATCTAGCTTATGAAGTACTCAGTTTGTATTCTGATGACATTCCTGAGGCGGACCTGCGTGCGCTCTTACGTAAGACTTATACCGAGCAAGTCTATTGCAATGGTCGTCCACAAGATAATGCGAGGGACATCACGCCTATACATTGGTTGGGTGAAGAGCATGGTACCCGAATTGGCCTCTTGAGTTTGTCTAATGGCCCAACATTGGCTTTTAAAGATATGGCGATGCAGTTGCTCGGCAACCTCTTTGAATATGCGCTCAAGAAAAAAGGTCAGAACCTCAATATTTTGGGGGCCACTTCTGGTGATACTGGTAGCGCCGCTGAATACGCCATGCGCGGTAAAGAAGGTGTCAGAGTATTTATGCTCTCGCCACGCGGCAAGATGAGCGCATTCCAATCTGCACAGATGTATTCTCTGCAAGATCCGAATATCTTTAATTTGGCGGTGGCTGGTGTTTTCGATGATTGCCAAGATATTGTGAAGGCAGTGAGCAATGATCATGCCTTCAAAGCGAAGAATCAAATTGGTACTGTGAACTCGATTAACTGGGGGCGCGTTGTTGCTCAAGTGGTTTATTACTTCCAAGGTTACTTGCTAGCAACCAAGTCCAGTTCTGAAAAGGTTTCATTCACTGTTCCTTCAGGCAACTTTGGTAACGTCTGCGCTGGCCATATTGCTCGCATGATGGGTTTGCCTATCGAGCATTTGATTGTGGCAACGAATGAGAATGATGTGCTTGATGAGTTCTTCCGCACGGGCGTCTATCGCGCTCGTAAGTCTGCTGAGACCCTACATACTTCAAGTCCTTCCATGGACATTTCTAAAGCCAGTAACTTTGAGCGCTTTGTTTTTGACTTCATGGGTCAAGACGGCAATGCGACTGCTGCGATGTTTAAGCAAGTCGATACAACTGGTGGCTTTGATATCTCCAAAGACGCAGTCTTTAAGGATCTTGGTAAATATGGTTTCCAGTCGGGTCGTAGCACCCATACCAATCGCCTGGATACCATTCGCGATATTGATCAGAAATATGGCGTCATGATTGATACCCATACTGCCGATGGCGTGAAGGTGGCGCGCGAGCATCTGCAGGATGGCATTCCGATGTTGGTACTTGAGACCGCCTTGCCAATTAAGTTTGAAGAGACTATTCAAGAAGCCTTAGGTCGTCCCGCTGAGTGTCCTCCTACATTTAAAGACATTAAATCTAAGCCACAGCGTGTCGACAATATTGATGCGGATGTAAATCAAGTTAAAGATTTCATTACCGCGCACGTTAATTAAACTTCTAATTTAATACCGAAGTAACCATCAAATCGCTATGACTAAGCCACCCATGTTGACTGCGCAGCAGGCTTTAGATCACTTGCTCTCTCATGCAAGACCAGTAAAAGAAAGTGAAAGTATTCCGATGCAAGCAACGCTGGGTCGCGTGCTTGCAGAAAACGTCAATAGTTTGGTGGATGTACCTCCGCTTGACAACACCTCTATGGATGGTTACGCGGTAAGAACTGCGGATACCTCAAGTGCAGGGCACGTACTAAAAGTTGCACAGCGCATTCCTGCGGGCTCTATGGGTACCCAGTTAGAACCTGGTACCGCTGCTCGTATTTTTACAGGTGCCCCAGTGCCACCCGGGGCTGATGCGATTGTGATGCAAGAGGATTGTGCGATCCCAGAAGGTTCTAACGATCAGGTTCAAGTCAATATTGCTCCGACATCAGGTCAATGGATCCGTCGTCGTGGCGAAGATTTAACTGCTGGTAAAACGGCACTCACTGCAGGAACATTTTTACGTCCTCAAGAGTTAGGTGTCGCAGCATCTGCAGGCTTAACGCATCTCAATGTGAAGCGTCGCGTTAAGGTTGCAGCATTCTTTACTGGTGATGAATTAGCGTTACCAGGTGAACCACTCAAACCAGGTGGGATTTACAACTCTAATCGCGATACCTTATTGGCATGCCTCAAGTCTTTGGGTTGCGATGCCACTGATCTGGGCATTGTTCCCGATCGTTTGGACGCTACTCGTGCAGCATTGCGTAAGGCAAGCAAAGACCATGACCTCATTATTACCTCTGGCGGCGTATCGGTTGGCGAGGAAGATCACATTAAGCCAGCGGTAAGCGCTGAGGGTAGATTGGATCTTTGGCAGATTGCAATCAAGCCTGGCAAACCCTTGGCATTTGGCGCGGTTCGAAAATCTGATGAGCCAAAAGATGGTGAGGCTTGGTTTATTGGATTGCCTGGAAATCCAGTTTCGAGCTTTGTTACTTTCTTATTGTTTGTACGCCCGTTTATTTTGAAGCTACAGGGCAGAGAAGAGAAGTTGCCCCAGTCTTATTTCATGCGGGCTGACTTTGACTGGCTGAAAGCGGATCGACGCAATGAATTTTTGCGAGTAAAAACTAATACGCAGGGTGGTCTTGATTTATTCCCTAATCAAAGCTCTGGAGTACTAACTAGTGCCTCATGGGGTGATGGTTTGGTTGACTGCCCACCAGGACAGCCTATTCATAAGGGCGATTTAGTGAAGTACATTCCTTTTGATGCATTGCTCAAATAATCGGTTTACGATTGCCTCATGAAACTTGAATTACGATTCTTTGCCTCTTTGCGTGAAGCTCTAGGAACTTCGCAAGAAAGCATTGATGTGCCGGTATCGGTGAAGACTATTTCTGAGCTCAGGACATTTCTGATTCAAAGGGGCGGGGTCTGGACTCAAGCTTTGGCTGAAGGCAAAGCCCTGCGTTGTGCTCTTAATCAGCACATGGTTGATGCTAATACAGCTTTACTAGAAGGCGCTGAAGTGGCTTTCTTTCCTCCAGTAACCGGAGGCTAAGATGCCAATCCGTATTCAAGAACATGATTTTGACCTCAGCGCTGAGATTACGGCGCTTCGCAAGGGCGATCCAAGAGTGGGTGCAGTAGTGACATTCTTGGGTACCGTGCGGGATATGAATGATGGTAGTCAAGTTAAGGGTATGACGCTTGAGCATTACCCAGGGATGACAGAAAAAGCCTTAGAAGAGATCATCACTCAAGCAAAGT
Coding sequences within:
- a CDS encoding glycosyltransferase family 39 protein, with the protein product MRRSSALHLGKILLLTIIYVLLWFGTMNYRHLIPSDEGRYAEMAREMLVTGDWVTPRYNGYKYFEKPPLQVWATAATFQAFGIGDWQARLWTALTGFLTILAIGFTGARIYNPRAGWIAALVLASSPMWVISGHFNSLDMGLSAFLVAALCSLLLAQTSHNKTSSRNWMWACWVFMALATLSKGLIGAAIPAMVFIAYSISAWDWKIWTRLRLFSGIVIYLLITAPWFVLIAQRNPEFLEFFFIHEHLQRFTQDTHSRTGPIYYFAPLLIIGALPWVLQIPGSIAQAWQERRREFSSGWLLVCWFAIIFTFFSVSHSKLPGYIIPIFPALALLTGSRLDRLLGHTNSMALPWKLQTLGFALLGCVGFFFLSEIGKQARPDEIEAYAQYVNWVIAALIALVGFSLYAAFQSKRNGLQSIASFASGFFLCAIIAGTGHETLGRAVSGIDLAHRVKTNIPTNVNFYSVRLLDHTMPFYLGRTMIMVEDPDELQFGVNQQPDLWLPTLDAFITRWREDQTAYAMMVPEQYVALQAMNLPMQEVDRDSRRVIVKHPDTAKVTQ
- a CDS encoding Mth938-like domain-containing protein, translating into MKLQSDPHSGANTITGYGDGYVEINQVPYAHAVLLSSNGAISEWPAKSFDHLEASHFAQMVDLKPELILIGTGNRQRFPKPELLKALISAKIGFEIMDSQAACRTYNILVGEGRQVLLALIVEPT
- a CDS encoding pyridoxal phosphate-dependent aminotransferase, whose product is MKPILKSQKLDNVCYDIRGPVLELAQRMEEEGHKIIKLNIGNVGVFGFDPPEEIQLDMIRNLSNASAYSDSKGIFAARKAIMQYCQEKGIQGVNLDDVYTGNGVSELIVLSMNALLNDGDEVLVPTPDYPLWTAAVSLSSGTPVHYLCDESKDWAPDLNDLRKKITPRTKAIVVINPNNPTGAIYSKEVLLELTQIAREHGLILFADEIYDKMLYDGEKHISLASLSNDVVIITFNGLSKNYRSCGYRAGWMVVSGDKEMVRDYIEGLNMLASMRLCANVPGQYAIQTALGGYQSINDLVNEGGRLAKQRDLAWKLITDIPGVSCVKPKSALYLFPKLDPEVYPIEDDQQFVADLLKEEKVLLVQGSGFNWGQPDHFRVVFLPHEDVLKEAIGRLARFLERYRNKHSRKASSTAAKAS
- a CDS encoding homoserine dehydrogenase, producing MKPIQVGLLGIGTVGGGVFTVLERNQDEITRRAGRGIRINTVADLNVERAKELVKDRAQVVNDARAVINNPEIDIVVELIGGYGIAKDLVLEAIAAGKHVVTANKALIAVHGNEIFKAAHAKGVMVAFEAAVAGGIPIIKALREGLTANRIEWIAGIINGTTNFILSEMRDKGLDFETVLKEAQRLGYAEADPTFDIEGVDAAHKATIMSAIAFGIPMQFEKAHVEGITKLAAIDIRYAEQLGYRIKLLGIAKKTPTGVELRVHPTLIPTKRLIANVEGAMNAVQVFGDAVGTTLYYGKGAGSEPTASAVIADLVDITRLLSADAEHRVPYLAFQPDAVQDTPVLPIGEITTSYYLRMRVADQAGVLADITKILASHGVSIDALLQKEADEGESQTDLVALTHETKEKNMLAAIQEIQNLKTVAGEVVKIRLENLS
- the thrC gene encoding threonine synthase, with amino-acid sequence MRYQSTRGNSPQQSFLEILLGGLAPDGGLYLPTQYPKVTSAQLDSWRSLSYADLAYEVLSLYSDDIPEADLRALLRKTYTEQVYCNGRPQDNARDITPIHWLGEEHGTRIGLLSLSNGPTLAFKDMAMQLLGNLFEYALKKKGQNLNILGATSGDTGSAAEYAMRGKEGVRVFMLSPRGKMSAFQSAQMYSLQDPNIFNLAVAGVFDDCQDIVKAVSNDHAFKAKNQIGTVNSINWGRVVAQVVYYFQGYLLATKSSSEKVSFTVPSGNFGNVCAGHIARMMGLPIEHLIVATNENDVLDEFFRTGVYRARKSAETLHTSSPSMDISKASNFERFVFDFMGQDGNATAAMFKQVDTTGGFDISKDAVFKDLGKYGFQSGRSTHTNRLDTIRDIDQKYGVMIDTHTADGVKVAREHLQDGIPMLVLETALPIKFEETIQEALGRPAECPPTFKDIKSKPQRVDNIDADVNQVKDFITAHVN
- the glp gene encoding gephyrin-like molybdotransferase Glp, translated to MLTAQQALDHLLSHARPVKESESIPMQATLGRVLAENVNSLVDVPPLDNTSMDGYAVRTADTSSAGHVLKVAQRIPAGSMGTQLEPGTAARIFTGAPVPPGADAIVMQEDCAIPEGSNDQVQVNIAPTSGQWIRRRGEDLTAGKTALTAGTFLRPQELGVAASAGLTHLNVKRRVKVAAFFTGDELALPGEPLKPGGIYNSNRDTLLACLKSLGCDATDLGIVPDRLDATRAALRKASKDHDLIITSGGVSVGEEDHIKPAVSAEGRLDLWQIAIKPGKPLAFGAVRKSDEPKDGEAWFIGLPGNPVSSFVTFLLFVRPFILKLQGREEKLPQSYFMRADFDWLKADRRNEFLRVKTNTQGGLDLFPNQSSGVLTSASWGDGLVDCPPGQPIHKGDLVKYIPFDALLK
- the moaD gene encoding molybdopterin converting factor subunit 1: MKLELRFFASLREALGTSQESIDVPVSVKTISELRTFLIQRGGVWTQALAEGKALRCALNQHMVDANTALLEGAEVAFFPPVTGG